Proteins encoded within one genomic window of Deltaproteobacteria bacterium:
- the uppP gene encoding undecaprenyl-diphosphatase UppP: protein MHVVEAIFLGLIQGITEFLPISSSGHLALLEHFLGIREAGLGFDIILHVGTLVALVAYFWPEWWAMGQALFKPARHNRFERRLFWYLVLGTIPGGLAGFLLEEQAETIFRSPIQVAILLGSVGILLIIAEKLAKHKRQLPGLTVKDALCIGLSQALAIMPGVSRSGITITTGLFLGLTRDTAARFSFLLSTPIILGAGLLHIIKIINGGVDNFHLLPYSLGFAAAVLSSYLTIKYLLRFLQQHTFMVFAGYRLIAAIAALVLIYFGVGGH, encoded by the coding sequence ATGCATGTCGTGGAAGCCATTTTTTTAGGTCTTATCCAGGGGATTACGGAATTTTTACCAATTTCCAGCTCCGGCCACCTGGCCCTGTTAGAGCATTTCCTGGGGATTAGAGAAGCCGGATTGGGGTTTGATATTATTTTGCATGTTGGGACCCTGGTAGCCCTGGTGGCCTATTTCTGGCCGGAATGGTGGGCCATGGGGCAAGCCCTGTTCAAACCCGCGCGGCACAACCGCTTTGAGCGGCGGTTGTTCTGGTACCTGGTTCTGGGCACCATCCCGGGAGGGCTTGCTGGTTTTCTTTTGGAAGAGCAGGCCGAGACTATATTCCGCAGCCCGATCCAGGTTGCCATTTTGTTGGGCTCAGTCGGCATTTTGCTGATCATAGCCGAAAAGTTGGCCAAGCATAAACGGCAACTGCCGGGCCTGACCGTCAAAGATGCTCTGTGCATCGGTCTGTCCCAGGCCTTGGCAATCATGCCCGGCGTGTCCCGCAGCGGCATTACTATAACCACCGGGCTGTTTCTCGGTCTGACCCGGGATACCGCGGCCCGTTTTTCTTTTCTGCTGTCGACCCCGATTATTTTGGGCGCCGGACTGCTGCATATCATCAAAATCATCAATGGCGGCGTTGATAACTTTCATTTGTTGCCCTATAGCCTGGGGTTTGCCGCGGCGGTGCTCTCCAGCTATCTGACCATTAAATATCTACTCCGATTTTTGCAACAACACACCTTCATGGTATTTGCCGGTTATCGCCTCATAGCCGCAATAGCAGCGCTGGTCCTGATTTATTTTGGGGTTGGCGGTCATTAG
- a CDS encoding MBL fold metallo-hydrolase, translating into MKLTILVDNNTLIDRYFLGEPGLSIFIEEDGQRLLLDVGYSEVFLINAQKMGLDLRFLDYVVLSHGHLDHTWGLDPLIRLYSEAAIEGLPHHRPVIVGHPQVFQTKILSGLPEIGSLLAESKLAHHFPLRLSRSPVPLTERLLFLGEIERRFDFEASQPLGEVERGQSREPDFLPDDSALAYKSPRGLVVIVGCAHSGICNTVEYARQVCNEARVLDIIGGFHLLNPTEERLEQTAAYLAQLGLKALHACHCTDLRSKLALSRAAPLQEVGVGLQLNYPSLSNFLNNG; encoded by the coding sequence ATGAAGTTAACCATTTTAGTGGATAATAACACCTTGATTGACCGGTATTTCCTGGGAGAGCCGGGACTATCAATATTTATTGAGGAAGACGGCCAGCGCCTGCTGTTGGATGTGGGGTATTCGGAGGTTTTTTTAATCAATGCCCAAAAAATGGGCCTGGACCTGCGGTTTCTTGACTACGTGGTGCTGTCCCATGGCCACCTGGACCACACCTGGGGATTGGACCCATTGATCCGACTGTATTCCGAAGCAGCCATCGAGGGGTTGCCGCATCATCGGCCGGTAATCGTTGGCCATCCCCAGGTCTTCCAGACCAAAATTCTGTCCGGCTTGCCGGAAATCGGCTCGCTGCTGGCCGAATCCAAGCTGGCGCATCATTTCCCACTCCGGCTTTCCCGCTCCCCGGTACCTTTGACGGAGCGTTTACTCTTCCTGGGCGAAATCGAGCGGCGCTTCGATTTTGAGGCGTCCCAGCCGCTTGGCGAGGTCGAACGGGGGCAGAGCCGGGAACCCGATTTTTTGCCGGATGACTCCGCTTTGGCTTATAAATCGCCCCGGGGGCTGGTGGTCATCGTCGGCTGCGCCCATTCCGGCATCTGCAACACGGTGGAATATGCCCGTCAGGTTTGCAATGAAGCGCGGGTGCTGGATATTATCGGCGGCTTCCATCTGCTCAATCCTACTGAGGAGCGGTTAGAACAGACCGCAGCTTATCTCGCCCAACTTGGCTTGAAAGCGCTACACGCCTGCCATTGCACTGACCTCAGGTCCAAGCTCGCCCTCTCCCGGGCTGCCCCTCTCCAGGAAGTGGGGGTGGGGTTGCAATTGAATTACCCTAGTCTTTCCAACTTTTTAAATAACGGCTAG
- the gatA gene encoding Asp-tRNA(Asn)/Glu-tRNA(Gln) amidotransferase subunit GatA, with translation MSEPLYSLTIGQMSPLLQRGEVSPEEITQALLDRIAKLDGQLNSYLTVDSEGALAQARQAAVRLRQGDATPLTGIPLAVKDIIITQGLRTTCASRILENFVPPYDARVSAKLRQAGAVFLGKTNMDEFAMGSSNENSAFGVARNPWNRDHIPGGSSGGSAAAVAADLCLGSVASDTGGSIRQPAAHCGVVGLKPTYGRVSRFGLVAFGSSLDQIGTITKDVTDCALLLQAIAGYDPQDSTSVNLPVPDYTLSLNQDISGLKIGVPREYYGAGVDPEVEGAVRQALETLMQLGAELVEISLPHSEYVVATYYLIAPAEASSNLARYDGVKYGYRDPEAQALLEMYTHTRSQGFGAEVRRRIMLGTYALSAGYYEHYYQKASQVRTLIRRDFEAALDQCAVLATPVAPTPAFRIGDKVDDPLAMYMSDIFTLSANLAGIPGISVPCGLSSQGLPIGLQLLGRHFDEPTLIKVAHAFERHSDFHNAKPPL, from the coding sequence ATGTCGGAACCCCTATATTCTCTTACCATCGGGCAGATGTCCCCCCTGCTGCAGCGCGGGGAAGTGTCGCCCGAAGAAATTACCCAGGCCTTATTAGACCGCATTGCCAAGCTGGATGGCCAGCTCAACAGTTATCTGACGGTAGACTCTGAAGGGGCTCTGGCTCAAGCCCGCCAGGCTGCGGTACGTCTGCGTCAGGGGGATGCCACCCCCTTAACTGGCATACCCCTGGCTGTGAAGGATATTATCATCACCCAAGGGCTACGCACCACCTGTGCCTCCCGCATATTGGAAAACTTTGTGCCGCCTTACGATGCCAGGGTCAGTGCCAAACTGCGGCAGGCTGGCGCCGTTTTTCTGGGCAAAACCAACATGGATGAATTCGCTATGGGTTCCTCCAATGAGAATTCCGCCTTTGGGGTGGCTCGGAACCCCTGGAACCGAGATCATATCCCTGGAGGCTCCAGCGGCGGCTCGGCTGCGGCCGTAGCCGCAGATTTATGCCTGGGCTCGGTGGCCTCCGATACCGGCGGCTCCATCCGCCAACCCGCGGCGCATTGCGGCGTGGTGGGCCTTAAACCCACCTATGGCCGGGTGTCCCGCTTCGGACTGGTAGCCTTTGGGTCCTCGCTGGATCAGATCGGCACCATCACCAAAGATGTGACCGATTGCGCCCTGCTGCTGCAGGCTATTGCCGGTTATGACCCCCAAGATTCCACTTCGGTGAACCTGCCGGTGCCTGACTATACCTTGAGTTTAAACCAGGATATCAGCGGTCTGAAAATCGGAGTGCCCCGGGAGTACTATGGGGCCGGGGTCGATCCGGAAGTGGAAGGTGCGGTCCGACAAGCCCTGGAGACCCTGATGCAATTAGGGGCGGAGTTGGTGGAGATCAGTCTGCCTCACAGCGAATATGTGGTGGCAACCTATTATCTGATTGCTCCGGCCGAAGCCAGCTCTAATCTGGCCCGCTATGACGGGGTCAAATACGGCTATCGCGATCCTGAGGCCCAAGCTCTGCTGGAAATGTATACTCATACCCGCTCCCAGGGATTTGGGGCCGAGGTCCGGCGGCGAATCATGCTGGGCACCTATGCCCTGTCCGCCGGTTATTACGAACACTATTACCAGAAGGCCTCCCAGGTGCGCACTCTGATCCGGCGGGATTTTGAGGCGGCCCTGGACCAATGTGCGGTCTTGGCCACGCCGGTGGCCCCGACTCCGGCCTTTCGCATCGGCGATAAAGTCGATGATCCGTTGGCCATGTATATGTCGGATATCTTTACCTTATCAGCCAACCTGGCCGGAATTCCCGGTATTTCGGTGCCTTGCGGCCTGAGCTCCCAGGGCCTGCCCATCGGCCTGCAACTGCTGGGCCGTCATTTCGATGAGCCGACCCTAATCAAAGTCGCCCACGCCTTCGAACGGCATTCTGACTTCCATAATGCCAAGCCGCCGCTGTAA
- the gatC gene encoding Asp-tRNA(Asn)/Glu-tRNA(Gln) amidotransferase subunit GatC, which translates to MALTPEQVNYVAHLARLTLTPAEVELFTRQLNDILDHVEKLNELDTTGVPPMAHVLAISNAFRADAVNDSLPLEQSLQNAPAQERGGFLVPRVI; encoded by the coding sequence ATGGCCCTGACTCCTGAACAGGTCAACTATGTGGCGCATCTGGCCCGGCTGACTCTGACTCCGGCTGAAGTAGAGCTGTTTACCCGGCAACTAAATGATATCCTTGACCATGTAGAAAAATTAAATGAATTGGATACCACGGGCGTGCCGCCCATGGCCCATGTCTTAGCGATTAGCAACGCCTTTCGGGCCGATGCCGTGAATGACAGTCTGCCTTTAGAGCAGTCTCTGCAAAACGCCCCGGCCCAGGAACGCGGTGGTTTCCTGGTGCCCCGGGTCATTTGA
- a CDS encoding transketolase has translation MRDIGKLEEIARQVRIDVVTMLNAAGSGHTGGSLSATDLLVALFFGKINLDPFNPKWVRRDRFVLSKGHAAPAYYAVLSRLGFFDREELLTLRKFGSCLQGHPDCSATPGVEVCSGSLGQGLSVANGMALAARLDGLPIRVYVLLGDGEVQEGQIWEAAMSAAHFKLHNVTALLDNNKLQIDGKVEDIMNIEPLTQKWQAFGWQTIEIDGHNLAQILEALDAAEEVKDRPSIIIASTIKGKGVSIFENKVEYHGVAPTDEELAIALKELGAY, from the coding sequence ATAAGAGATATTGGCAAGCTGGAGGAGATCGCCCGACAGGTCCGAATTGATGTGGTGACTATGTTGAATGCGGCCGGCTCGGGCCATACGGGTGGCTCCCTTTCAGCCACTGATCTCTTGGTGGCCCTGTTCTTTGGCAAAATTAACCTTGATCCTTTCAACCCTAAGTGGGTTCGGCGGGATCGTTTTGTGCTTTCCAAGGGTCATGCGGCCCCAGCTTATTATGCGGTATTGTCGCGGCTGGGGTTTTTTGATCGGGAAGAGTTGCTGACCTTGAGGAAATTCGGCAGTTGCCTGCAAGGGCATCCCGATTGTAGCGCTACTCCTGGCGTCGAAGTCTGCAGCGGCTCTCTGGGACAGGGCTTGTCAGTGGCCAATGGCATGGCCTTGGCGGCCAGGCTTGATGGCCTGCCGATCCGGGTCTATGTCCTGTTGGGTGATGGCGAGGTCCAAGAAGGCCAGATCTGGGAAGCTGCAATGTCCGCCGCCCATTTTAAACTGCATAATGTTACGGCACTGCTGGATAACAATAAGCTGCAAATCGATGGCAAGGTGGAAGATATTATGAATATTGAACCGCTGACCCAGAAATGGCAAGCTTTTGGCTGGCAGACCATAGAAATCGACGGCCATAATTTGGCTCAAATTCTCGAGGCCTTGGATGCCGCCGAAGAGGTCAAGGACCGCCCCAGTATCATCATTGCCTCCACCATCAAGGGGAAAGGTGTATCCATCTTTGAAAATAAAGTAGAATATCACGGTGTCGCCCCCACTGATGAAGAACTGGCTATTGCCCTCAAAGAGCTCGGTGCCTATTAA
- a CDS encoding transketolase family protein, whose amino-acid sequence MEKLSTRVEYGKALAELGEKHKEIVALDADLSGSTNTQRFAKVFQDRFFNMGIAEQDLMGTAAGLAVSGKIPFASTFAIFATGRGWEQIRQTIAYASLNVKIVASHGGVTVGEDGGSHQAIEDLALMRIIPNMVVLVPADGIEVRRMIEWAINYQGPVYMRTSRIPFPVIYDSEYCFTLGKGSILREGDDLCLAGIGLMVHHCLEAAELLAAEGISARVINLSTLKPLDWELVVASAQKTGALVTAEEHLVTGGLGSAVSEVLAEHCPVPLQRVGIKDVFGISGKPRDLLEHFGLMPIDIRNAARQVLKNKTRQKHLGLYQVIK is encoded by the coding sequence TTGGAAAAACTTAGCACCAGGGTAGAATACGGCAAGGCCCTGGCCGAATTAGGGGAAAAACACAAAGAGATCGTGGCCCTGGATGCCGATTTGTCCGGTTCCACCAATACCCAGCGGTTTGCCAAGGTTTTTCAGGACCGCTTTTTTAATATGGGGATTGCGGAACAGGACCTGATGGGAACCGCGGCCGGGTTGGCGGTGAGCGGCAAAATTCCCTTTGCCAGTACTTTCGCCATATTTGCCACCGGCCGGGGCTGGGAGCAGATCCGACAGACCATCGCTTATGCCAGCCTGAATGTCAAAATCGTTGCCAGCCACGGCGGAGTCACTGTAGGTGAGGATGGCGGCTCGCACCAGGCCATTGAAGACCTGGCCTTGATGCGGATTATCCCCAATATGGTGGTTCTGGTGCCGGCGGATGGCATTGAAGTCCGCCGGATGATCGAATGGGCGATAAACTATCAGGGGCCGGTGTATATGCGCACTTCCCGGATTCCCTTCCCGGTGATTTATGATTCAGAATACTGTTTTACCCTGGGTAAGGGGTCAATTCTGCGAGAAGGCGACGACCTCTGTCTGGCCGGCATAGGTTTAATGGTGCACCATTGTTTGGAGGCCGCGGAATTGCTAGCCGCCGAGGGGATTTCGGCCCGAGTCATCAATTTGTCCACCCTCAAACCCCTGGATTGGGAACTGGTGGTGGCGTCGGCCCAAAAAACCGGGGCTCTGGTGACCGCCGAAGAACACCTGGTAACCGGCGGCTTGGGCAGTGCAGTGAGCGAAGTTCTGGCTGAACATTGTCCTGTGCCGCTGCAACGGGTCGGCATTAAGGACGTGTTTGGGATTTCCGGCAAACCCCGTGATCTGCTAGAACATTTTGGCCTGATGCCCATAGATATACGCAATGCCGCCCGTCAAGTCCTGAAAAATAAAACCAGGCAAAAGCACCTGGGATTGTACCAGGTAATCAAATGA
- a CDS encoding S41 family peptidase, whose product MNPRSCRRTVLRMSTFSLGLIFLVVGLWSVTCSPPAQAASTQTYAQLRLLMEALYEVDNKYVGQKKDANLIYGAIRGMVMSLDPSSSFLTPTDYQQMQAGNKGPIGQVGVELTFKNKVLTVVAPLEGGPAWRAGIRAGDHILKINNQMVRDLTTMEAARLLQGVPGSTIDLQIIRNGMIKPQDISIKLEKLSPVSLSHYTLENDYDYLRLKYFNDRTADELERIIRKIVKRRPPVKGVILDLRNTAGGSLEQAIASASVFIGDSMVFYTRGRHQEAPQPRYGQKKERLLRNIPLVVLVDGGTARAAEILAGALQDQYGALLLGFKTFGDGAVHKVFPLKDGSALIFTVAHCFTPSGHIIQDKGLEPKIMGITSQSSKIEKAAGDLELTQPREILNAKDLVKDPLILQALKLLGLEGSLVVEQPSANLPSGARGK is encoded by the coding sequence ATGAATCCAAGATCCTGTCGTCGTACCGTTCTCCGGATGTCTACTTTCAGTTTGGGTTTAATCTTCCTGGTGGTGGGCCTCTGGAGTGTGACCTGCTCACCCCCGGCTCAGGCTGCCTCCACTCAGACCTATGCCCAGCTGCGGCTCCTGATGGAGGCGCTTTACGAAGTCGACAATAAGTATGTGGGCCAGAAGAAGGATGCAAATCTGATCTATGGCGCTATTCGCGGCATGGTTATGTCCTTAGATCCCAGTTCGTCGTTTTTAACTCCCACGGATTATCAACAGATGCAGGCCGGGAACAAAGGGCCGATCGGCCAGGTGGGAGTGGAATTAACCTTTAAGAATAAGGTGTTAACTGTTGTTGCTCCTTTGGAAGGCGGTCCGGCCTGGCGGGCCGGGATCAGAGCCGGCGACCATATTCTCAAAATCAACAATCAGATGGTCAGAGACCTGACTACCATGGAGGCGGCCAGACTTCTGCAAGGAGTACCGGGATCGACCATCGATTTACAGATAATTCGCAACGGAATGATTAAACCCCAGGACATATCCATCAAGTTGGAAAAGCTAAGTCCGGTCAGTCTCAGCCATTACACTCTGGAAAATGATTATGATTATCTGCGCCTGAAATATTTTAACGACCGGACCGCGGATGAATTGGAACGGATTATAAGAAAAATTGTCAAACGCCGACCACCGGTCAAAGGTGTGATCCTCGACCTGCGCAACACGGCAGGCGGCAGTTTGGAGCAGGCGATTGCCAGCGCCTCGGTATTTATCGGCGACTCGATGGTATTCTACACCAGGGGCCGGCATCAGGAAGCCCCCCAGCCCCGTTATGGTCAGAAAAAAGAGCGGCTTTTAAGAAATATACCTCTCGTGGTCCTGGTGGATGGGGGCACCGCCCGAGCCGCGGAGATTCTGGCCGGAGCTCTCCAGGACCAGTACGGGGCATTGCTATTAGGATTTAAAACCTTTGGTGACGGGGCAGTGCATAAAGTATTTCCTCTAAAAGATGGCTCTGCCTTAATTTTTACTGTGGCCCATTGCTTCACGCCCAGCGGTCACATTATTCAGGACAAAGGCTTGGAGCCCAAGATTATGGGGATAACCAGCCAAAGCTCTAAGATTGAGAAGGCTGCGGGGGATCTGGAATTAACGCAGCCCAGAGAGATTTTAAATGCCAAGGATCTGGTTAAAGATCCCCTGATCCTCCAGGCCCTCAAACTCTTGGGACTGGAAGGAAGTTTAGTTGTAGAGCAGCCGTCGGCCAACCTCCCCTCGGGTGCCCGGGGTAAATGA
- a CDS encoding S41 family peptidase, whose amino-acid sequence MHLTIWARKAAEDWGRTERCCLSRVLATGLLLLLLTGVGWGQSEDSFDKLPVFSEALSIIKDQYVEPRDIKNLIYGSIRGVVGTLDSHSSFMTPEEFRELQIETRGQFSGIGIEITMKDSLLIVVSPIEGTPAYRAGIQAGDRIVKINGASTKNLSLMEAVKKIRGPKGSRVTLTIMREGLKAPKNYTLTRDIIPIRSVKARYLDEGIGYIRITNFQDQTEKDLQKAIKALQTRLKPFQGLILDLRNDPGGLLDQAVRVADEFLAKGLIVYTEGRDNSQLMRFYAEPGSGNGAESFPLVVLINEGSASASEIVAGAVQDHKRGLIIGTKSFGKGSVQTIVPLEDGSALKLTTAHYFTPLGHSIQDKGIIPDLVVEATPIPEGKSLEALRQQALERRMQKKGLTDKPWTAPISPEELKEDPQLQQAVEVLKDWPPPKLVAKVKEQNSSPSSSPK is encoded by the coding sequence ATGCATCTCACCATCTGGGCGAGAAAAGCTGCGGAAGATTGGGGCAGAACAGAACGATGCTGCCTCAGCCGGGTCCTGGCCACCGGGTTGCTATTACTGCTTCTGACTGGAGTAGGCTGGGGCCAAAGTGAAGACTCTTTTGATAAACTGCCGGTTTTTTCTGAAGCCCTGAGCATTATCAAGGACCAGTATGTAGAACCCCGGGATATCAAAAATTTAATCTATGGCTCCATTCGAGGCGTCGTGGGAACTCTGGATTCGCATTCCTCCTTCATGACTCCGGAGGAATTCCGGGAATTACAGATTGAGACCCGAGGACAGTTCAGCGGCATTGGTATCGAGATAACCATGAAGGACAGCCTGTTAATCGTGGTCTCACCGATTGAGGGCACCCCGGCCTACCGGGCCGGAATCCAGGCCGGCGATCGGATTGTCAAGATCAATGGCGCCAGTACCAAGAACTTGTCCCTGATGGAAGCGGTTAAAAAGATTCGGGGACCCAAAGGTTCGCGAGTTACCCTGACCATTATGCGGGAGGGTTTAAAAGCGCCCAAAAACTATACCTTAACCCGAGATATTATTCCCATTCGCAGTGTGAAGGCCCGTTATCTGGACGAGGGTATCGGTTACATCCGGATCACCAACTTCCAGGATCAGACCGAAAAAGACCTGCAAAAAGCGATCAAAGCCTTGCAAACCCGCCTCAAACCGTTCCAGGGACTGATTCTGGATCTGCGCAATGACCCCGGCGGCCTTTTAGACCAAGCCGTCCGCGTGGCTGATGAATTCCTCGCCAAGGGTCTGATCGTCTATACCGAAGGCCGGGACAACAGTCAACTGATGCGCTTTTATGCCGAACCAGGGTCGGGCAACGGCGCGGAATCATTTCCGCTGGTGGTGCTGATCAATGAAGGCAGTGCCTCAGCCTCGGAGATTGTTGCTGGAGCGGTGCAGGATCATAAGCGGGGTCTGATCATTGGGACCAAAAGTTTTGGCAAGGGCTCGGTCCAGACTATCGTCCCCTTAGAGGATGGCTCAGCCCTGAAATTAACTACGGCTCATTATTTTACTCCCTTAGGGCACTCTATCCAAGACAAGGGGATTATTCCTGACCTGGTAGTCGAAGCCACTCCTATCCCCGAGGGCAAAAGCCTCGAGGCTCTGCGGCAACAAGCACTGGAACGGCGGATGCAGAAAAAGGGCCTGACCGATAAACCCTGGACCGCGCCGATCAGCCCGGAGGAACTAAAGGAGGATCCGCAATTGCAGCAAGCCGTAGAGGTCCTCAAAGACTGGCCGCCGCCCAAGCTGGTAGCCAAAGTAAAAGAACAGAATTCCAGTCCGTCCAGTTCGCCAAAATAA
- a CDS encoding NAD+ synthase: MKITLAQLNPVVGDVAGNLQKILDLWPRFSSQSDLLVFPELFLVGYPPRDLLEKPSLIAAVRSAIQELLKASTGYPGSAILVGTPWPSDRDSGKPLCNSALVIYQGKTICHQHKSLLPTYDVFDETRYFEAAGEVQVCPFKDQRLGISICEDAWYGPESWSRQLYPVDPLKVLAQKGATLLINIAASPFQVDKEATRYQLLRHHAEQYQLPLIYVNQVGGNDELIFDGRSLVLDRAGELLSVLPAFQEEVVTIDIEAGASPRPFVPQEPIASVYQALILGTRDYLRKCDFSRAVVGLSGGIDSAVTCCLAAQALGRENVLGVAMPSPYSSPASLADARKLAENLGIEFKVIPIATIYRSYLDTLSLHLPVEEINVTLENIQARIRGNILMALSNQYGYLVLSTGNKSELAVGYCTLYGDMSGGLAVLADVPKTMVYQLGHYINRAAEIIPAPILTKAPSAELKPDQKDQDTLPPYDLLDQILHYYLTEKYSAQDIINLNYDPEVVHWVIRTVDRNEYKRRQAAPGLKVTSKAFGMGRRMPIAANYNPKNRGA; the protein is encoded by the coding sequence ATGAAAATTACCCTTGCCCAATTAAACCCGGTAGTCGGCGATGTCGCGGGAAATCTACAAAAAATTTTGGACCTCTGGCCCCGATTCAGCTCTCAATCTGACCTCCTGGTGTTTCCGGAGTTATTTCTGGTAGGCTACCCGCCCCGGGATCTGTTGGAGAAACCCAGCCTGATTGCCGCGGTTCGGTCAGCCATACAGGAGCTGTTAAAGGCCTCAACTGGCTACCCCGGTTCAGCCATCCTGGTCGGCACGCCTTGGCCCTCCGACCGGGATTCAGGAAAGCCGCTGTGCAATTCTGCCCTGGTAATTTATCAGGGAAAAACAATCTGCCACCAACACAAATCTTTGCTGCCCACCTATGATGTTTTTGACGAAACCAGATATTTTGAAGCTGCGGGGGAGGTGCAGGTCTGCCCTTTTAAAGATCAGAGGCTGGGGATCTCCATCTGTGAGGACGCCTGGTATGGACCAGAATCGTGGTCCCGCCAACTTTATCCGGTTGATCCGTTAAAGGTTCTGGCCCAGAAGGGGGCCACGCTGTTGATCAATATTGCCGCCTCGCCGTTTCAGGTGGACAAAGAGGCCACCCGCTATCAACTGCTTCGCCACCATGCTGAACAATACCAACTGCCTCTTATTTATGTGAATCAGGTGGGGGGAAACGATGAATTGATCTTTGATGGCCGCAGTCTGGTTCTGGACCGGGCCGGGGAGCTCCTGAGCGTGCTGCCCGCCTTTCAGGAGGAAGTGGTCACTATCGACATCGAGGCAGGGGCCAGCCCGCGGCCTTTTGTCCCTCAGGAACCGATCGCCAGCGTTTATCAGGCCCTGATTTTAGGGACCCGGGATTATCTCCGAAAATGTGACTTTAGCCGGGCGGTGGTGGGTCTGTCCGGCGGCATCGACTCAGCGGTCACCTGTTGTCTGGCAGCGCAGGCCCTGGGCAGGGAGAATGTGCTGGGAGTGGCCATGCCCTCTCCCTATTCTTCCCCGGCCAGTCTGGCCGATGCCCGCAAACTGGCTGAGAACCTGGGGATTGAATTTAAGGTGATCCCCATTGCTACCATATATCGATCATATCTTGACACTCTGAGTCTCCATTTGCCGGTTGAGGAGATCAATGTAACGCTGGAGAATATCCAGGCCCGGATCCGGGGCAATATCTTGATGGCCCTGTCCAACCAGTATGGCTATCTGGTACTTTCTACCGGAAACAAAAGTGAACTGGCGGTGGGCTACTGCACCCTGTACGGGGATATGAGCGGCGGTTTGGCGGTCCTTGCCGATGTCCCCAAGACCATGGTCTATCAACTGGGGCATTATATCAACCGCGCGGCAGAAATTATTCCAGCGCCGATCCTGACCAAAGCGCCCTCGGCGGAATTAAAACCGGATCAGAAAGATCAGGATACCTTGCCGCCTTACGACCTGCTGGATCAGATCCTGCATTACTATCTTACTGAGAAATACTCAGCCCAGGACATTATTAATCTTAATTATGACCCGGAAGTGGTGCACTGGGTGATTCGCACCGTTGATCGTAATGAGTATAAGAGACGCCAGGCAGCCCCTGGACTGAAAGTGACCAGCAAGGCCTTTGGCATGGGCCGGCGCATGCCCATCGCGGCTAACTATAACCCCAAAAATAGGGGGGCGTGA
- a CDS encoding outer membrane protein assembly factor BamD translates to MQKDILIKVMVLLAFSGLIGGCSWVGSLFGSKKQEKPPEVLAQEGIKKLKKKDYDEAIDAFEKLKDRYPYSDQALLAEIKVADAKFYKRNYDEALEAYKSFETLHPTNNAIPYVIFQQGMCYYRQRSTIDRDQTFTAKALQEFRRLKQKFPQCQYMPKADEYIQKCLLDLAEHEFYVGEFYFKTKHYESALDRFQTVEQEYPDYPKMAQVKKYIAECQKILATPEKKPEGGILSYFTYLFDADW, encoded by the coding sequence ATGCAAAAGGACATCTTAATCAAGGTAATGGTGCTCCTGGCCTTTAGTGGTTTGATCGGGGGGTGTAGTTGGGTTGGCAGTCTGTTCGGCAGCAAGAAACAGGAAAAGCCTCCGGAAGTCCTGGCTCAGGAGGGTATAAAAAAATTAAAAAAGAAAGATTATGACGAGGCCATCGATGCCTTTGAAAAGCTAAAGGATCGCTATCCTTACAGTGATCAGGCGTTGCTGGCCGAAATCAAGGTGGCAGACGCCAAATTTTACAAGCGTAATTATGATGAGGCCCTGGAAGCTTACAAAAGTTTTGAGACACTGCACCCCACTAATAATGCCATCCCCTACGTCATTTTCCAGCAAGGCATGTGCTATTATCGGCAGCGCTCCACTATTGATCGGGACCAGACTTTCACGGCCAAAGCCCTACAGGAATTCCGGCGTCTGAAACAGAAGTTCCCTCAATGCCAATATATGCCCAAGGCCGACGAGTACATCCAAAAATGTCTCCTGGACCTGGCCGAACATGAGTTTTACGTCGGGGAATTTTATTTTAAAACCAAGCATTATGAGTCGGCCCTGGATCGTTTTCAGACCGTTGAGCAAGAATATCCCGATTACCCCAAGATGGCGCAGGTCAAAAAATATATTGCCGAGTGCCAAAAAATCCTGGCCACTCCCGAGAAGAAGCCGGAGGGCGGGATCCTGTCCTATTTCACTTATCTGTTTGATGCTGATTGGTAA